The stretch of DNA CTCATTCGTACTCGATGGTCGCGGGCGGTTTGTGGGTCACGTCGTAGACGACCCGGGCGACGTTCTCGTGTGCCCCGGTGATGCGGCTCTGGATGCGCTGGAGCGTGTCCCAGTCCAGTTCCTGGGCGCGGGCGGTCATCCCGTCCCGCGATTCGACCGACCGGACGGCGACGACCCAGCCGTGGACGCGGTTGTCGCCCTTGACGCCCGTCGCTTTGCCGATGACCGCCGCGAGCGCCTGCCAGGGCTCGTACTCCTCTAACTCCTCCTCGACGACGTGGTTGGCCTCGCGGGCCACCTCCAGTTTCTCCTCGGTCACCTCGCCGATGATGCGGACGGCGAGGCCGGGGCCGGGGAACGGCATCCGCTCGGAGATGATCTCCTCTAAGTCGAGCTCGCGGGCCACCTCGCGGACCTCGTCCTTGTAGAGGTCCCGCATCGGCTCGACGATGCCCTCGAAGTCGACCACGTCGGGGAGGCCGCCGACGTTGTGGTGGGACTTGATCGTCCCCTCGCTCTCGATGCGGTCGGGGTAGATGGTCCCCTGGACGAGGTACTCGGCCCCCACGTCCTTCGCGACCGTCTCGAACTCCCGGATGAACTGCTCGCCGATGATGTGGCGTTTCTCCTCGGGGTCGGTCTCGTCGCCCAGCGCGTCGAGGAAGCGGTCCTGTGCGTCGACGATCCGCAGCGAGTCCATGTAGTCGAAGGTCTCGCGGATCTGTTCGGTCTCGCCTTTCCGCATCAGGCCGGTGTCGACGTAGACGGGCGTGAGCTGGTCGCCGATGGCCTCGTAGGCCAGGGCGGCGGCCGTCGAGGAGTCGACGCCGCCCGACAGCGCGATGACGGCCTCGGCGTCGCCGACCTGCTCGGCGATCTCGGCTTTCGCATCCGTGATGAAGGAGTCGACGTCGACCATCAGTGGCTCACCTCCCCGGTCTCGACGCCGTGTGGGTCCTCGCCCAGCACGGCCTCCAGCAGGCCGACGAACGGCGGGCTGGCACGCGTGGGCCGGGAGCGGAACTCGGGGTGGAACTGCGTCCCGATGAAGTACGGGTGGTCGTCGGGCGCGAGTTCGAGGATCTCCATACGGTTGTCAGAGCGCCCGGAGAACTTCAGCCCCGCGGCTTCGAGGTCGTCGATGTACTCGGGGTTGACCTCGTAGCGGTGGCGGTGCCGTTCCGTGCAGGACTCGCCGCCGTACAGCGTCGCCGCCAGGGTCCCGGGCTCGATGTCGGTCTCGTGGGCACCGAGCCGCATCGTCCCGCCCATGTCTTCGACCTCGTACTGCTCGGGCAGGATGTCGATGACCGGGTGGGGCGTCTCCGCCTCCAGTTCCGTGGAGTGGGCACCCTCCAGGCCGAGGACGTTCCTGGCGTACTCGATGACCGCGAGCTGGAAGCCCAGACACAGGCCCAGATAGGGAACGTCGTTCTCGCGGGCGTGC from Haloarcula litorea encodes:
- the guaA gene encoding glutamine-hydrolyzing GMP synthase, whose translation is MVDVDSFITDAKAEIAEQVGDAEAVIALSGGVDSSTAAALAYEAIGDQLTPVYVDTGLMRKGETEQIRETFDYMDSLRIVDAQDRFLDALGDETDPEEKRHIIGEQFIREFETVAKDVGAEYLVQGTIYPDRIESEGTIKSHHNVGGLPDVVDFEGIVEPMRDLYKDEVREVARELDLEEIISERMPFPGPGLAVRIIGEVTEEKLEVAREANHVVEEELEEYEPWQALAAVIGKATGVKGDNRVHGWVVAVRSVESRDGMTARAQELDWDTLQRIQSRITGAHENVARVVYDVTHKPPATIEYE